The Sphingobium aromaticiconvertens genome has a segment encoding these proteins:
- a CDS encoding FAD-dependent oxidoreductase has protein sequence MSGYDETFDWVVVGNGAGSMSSALVMRHADKSVVILEKSPWAGGTTSKSGGVMWIPNNRYMKAAGDADSPEAAVTYLDAVAATDSGDAPGTSPERRRAYAAHAPRMLDFLVDRGVKFERSSDFWPDYYDELPGGCKTTRCVSAQLFNTNELGAWREKLRPGFLPVPAKLDEGMKLPYYKKSWLGRKMFLKVILRTACARLTGQKVVSAGAALQGRMLQAALKAGVDIRLQSPVAELVVEEGKVTGVVTVRDGKPWRIGARLGVLVNAGGFARNQAMRDKYMPGTKAEWSQTSESDTGDMHVEMERIGGVLAQMDQMVGYQCTLVPGWEKMFPVPPAQSLTGKPHAILVDQSGVRYMNEGGSYELFCETMIKRNRTVPAVPSWAIFDTDYIDQYMLAGTMPGRNKPAAWTSEGYLKKADSIEELAALINVDPVTLRATVDRWNGFVDAGVDADFHRGERAYDSWLGDPYHGPNKALGRIKQGPFYAVNVVPGDVSTYGGAVTDADGRVVKADGAVIEGLYATGVSTASAMGNVYPGAGASIGPSMTFGYIAARHAAGLGNQ, from the coding sequence ATGAGCGGGTATGACGAGACGTTCGATTGGGTGGTCGTAGGCAACGGCGCCGGGTCGATGAGTTCCGCCCTTGTCATGCGCCATGCGGACAAGTCCGTCGTCATCCTTGAAAAATCGCCATGGGCGGGCGGCACCACGTCGAAATCGGGTGGTGTGATGTGGATCCCCAACAACCGCTATATGAAGGCGGCGGGCGATGCAGACAGCCCGGAAGCGGCGGTCACCTATCTTGACGCGGTGGCGGCGACCGATTCCGGTGACGCACCGGGCACCTCGCCCGAAAGGCGTCGCGCCTATGCCGCGCACGCGCCCCGCATGCTCGATTTTCTCGTCGATCGGGGGGTAAAGTTCGAACGCTCGTCCGACTTCTGGCCCGATTATTATGATGAGCTGCCCGGCGGGTGCAAGACGACGCGTTGCGTCTCTGCACAGTTGTTCAATACCAACGAACTGGGCGCATGGCGCGAGAAGTTGCGCCCCGGCTTCCTGCCGGTGCCCGCCAAGCTGGATGAGGGCATGAAGCTGCCCTATTACAAGAAAAGCTGGCTTGGTCGAAAGATGTTCCTGAAGGTCATCCTACGAACGGCATGCGCGCGGCTGACCGGGCAGAAGGTCGTGTCGGCGGGCGCGGCGTTGCAGGGGCGGATGCTCCAGGCCGCGCTCAAGGCCGGGGTGGACATTCGCCTGCAATCGCCGGTTGCGGAACTGGTGGTCGAGGAGGGCAAGGTGACGGGCGTTGTCACCGTCAGGGACGGCAAGCCCTGGCGCATCGGTGCGCGGCTGGGCGTGCTGGTGAACGCCGGGGGCTTTGCCCGGAATCAGGCGATGCGCGACAAATATATGCCGGGCACCAAGGCAGAATGGTCGCAGACCAGTGAGAGCGACACCGGCGACATGCATGTCGAGATGGAGCGGATCGGCGGCGTGCTGGCGCAGATGGATCAGATGGTCGGCTATCAGTGCACGCTCGTCCCCGGCTGGGAAAAGATGTTCCCGGTCCCGCCCGCGCAGAGCCTGACCGGCAAGCCTCATGCCATATTGGTCGACCAGTCGGGCGTTCGCTATATGAACGAAGGCGGCTCCTACGAACTGTTTTGCGAGACGATGATAAAGCGAAACCGCACGGTGCCCGCCGTGCCCAGTTGGGCCATTTTCGATACTGACTATATCGACCAATATATGCTGGCCGGGACGATGCCGGGGCGCAACAAGCCCGCTGCATGGACGAGCGAAGGCTATCTCAAGAAGGCCGACAGCATCGAAGAACTGGCCGCGCTGATCAACGTCGATCCCGTGACGCTCAGGGCCACGGTTGATCGCTGGAATGGCTTCGTCGATGCAGGCGTGGACGCGGATTTTCATCGGGGCGAGCGCGCCTATGATAGCTGGCTGGGCGATCCCTATCATGGTCCCAACAAGGCGCTGGGCCGGATCAAGCAGGGGCCTTTTTATGCCGTCAACGTCGTGCCCGGCGACGTATCGACCTATGGCGGCGCGGTGACGGATGCGGACGGGCGCGTGGTTAAGGCGGATGGCGCTGTGATCGAGGGGCTGTATGCCACCGGCGTCTCGACCGCGTCTGCCATGGGTAATGTCTATCCGGGCGCGGGGGCCAGCATCGGCCCGTCGATGACCTTTGGCTATATCGCGGCCCGCCATGCCGCGGGCCTTGGCAACCAGTAA